The Biomphalaria glabrata chromosome 6, xgBioGlab47.1, whole genome shotgun sequence genomic interval CTAGCTCACTAAATACATAGTTAgaacaaaataaaggaaaactATGGGTTAACAGTATTTCGATTCACGCGATACGCCTCTTCATTCGTTGAGACAAACACCTAAGTCCCCATCTTTCGCACATGTCAGAATGGACTGGATCTCTCACGAAATGCGTTTTCCGAGCGTCTTACCGTCGTTTTGTGATACGCTTTTTATGTGACCAAAGCTTATAGATAAAGAAAAAGCACGCACTGTTTGAAAAGATGTATGACTATATAATTAAGCCTTATTTGTTTGTCTTTTCAGTGGTGGTGTCTTCATTACAAAACTTTACTAGGAAAACTCAGCTGGACTCCCCTGTGGACATTGAATCAGAAAGGTTCGCAACATTGTCCGGTGTAGCTCATGTTCCAATGCAGTTCAGCGAGGGTGCGACTCAGAACTTGGCATTTTCCAACAGTGTGTCTCATTCATCAGCCTCTCCCCACACCAGGAGTCCTCACACTTTGCCATCTTTCAGCCCACAACCCCCTTGCGCGCAATCGTACAGCCCGCACAATCCGTCGACCCACTCATTCAGCCCACATTCACCCAGCGCAAATGGCTATAGTCCTTATGCCCACACTTACAGTCCCGAAAATCCTTCCATTCAAGTCTGCGACTCTGGTCTATCATCAAGTGCTGGAATTATTGATGCGTCCAGCGATATCACGTGTTTTGATGGCGATCACCGCGATTTGGCTAGCCTCAGTCCTCGGATAGGGCTTCAACACAGTGGTGAACTGATGCCTTTTCCAGAGAGCGAGACGCAGAGCCACCTGTGCCATAACATCAATAACAACAGCATCTTCGCTGATTTGAACCTCAGCAGCGAACAGAGTTCGAGCGTCAACTATATCAGGTCAAACGACAACAACTTTGACGTTTGGCAACAGCAAGAGCAGCAACAATATCAGAACTACTCTACCTACCTAGAAGGCGACCAACATCCACACCAATTTGAAAACGACGAAAACGACCCAACGTTTTATGAGATGAACAAAATGCAAATTCCGTGGAGCTCTTCCCACTTCCTAACTAGCGATCTGGAGCAAGCCCAGGCTCTGCAGACAACAGAGTATAATATGTTCGAGCGTGACAACAAATATGATTCTCCTGTCTCTCAGGAGGCTTCCCCTTCAGTAGCTCAGCTCGATTCAGCTCAGATGTTCTCTCAAAGAGTTCGACACATCGCTGAGAGTCAAAGGCACAAGAGTGCGTCGCTGTCTTCGACAGAGAGTGATGTTGGGGTCCTTGGTATGACTTCTTTTTCGAGACAAGCCGCTGAAGTCTTGCAAGACCAAGAACGATATTGCCCATTGACCCCTTCTACTGATGGATGTAGCTCGCCAGTTGAATCGTCACATCTTGATAGCCCTTTCGTCAAGTTCGACAGATTTTCGCACGAACTGCCTCTACAAGATGTCTCACGAGAAATCCGTCCCCATGGCAAATTTTCGTTTGGTGATCATATTTTCAGAACTGGCTTGAGTAACGATCACTTGCCTGCACCATTACCAAGCTACAATGACACGTTTGGTCCGAGAGAAAACGAGTATTGCAAACAAAAGGGCTCCTCGGTAGATGGGCCTTGCATAAAGGCGGACACTGCtccaatcaaaaaattaaaacatttagagaCATCGTCTTTATTAGCCGAGCTTCTGGGACCACCTAAATTCTTTAAATCAAACACTGCCAGGGATGCACAAAAAGAAATCAGAAGCGGGTTTGATAGTACCGGTTCTTCGCCTACTCAGCAATGGCCGGCAACAGATTGTTTGAGTGAGGTTAACGGTAGGACTTTACTTAGACTACCTCCAACTGACAATGAAATGAAGCGAAGACCACCTCTCGTCATCAACAGAAACACCCAGTCAAACAATGCTGTGCATTTCACAAATTCTACACCAGACGTGTCGGACAGGTTCGACAACGTCAGATCTGTAACAAATCGAAACAGTATAAATATTCTAGACAGCCTCAGCAAGCTAAGAGGGACACCAGAAGAACTCAGCTTCGAGGTGGCTCATCAAATACTGCTTCAAAGTTACGGCATGACCTCCGATTCCTGCGGCAAGTCCCACGAAGGACATAAATCCTGCGAGACTTTCTCAAGGCAAAGATCATCTTTCTTCGATCCTTGTTCACCAGCCCCAGAAGCTGTCCCTGTGAGCCATAGCTCTCACCCCTCAGACTTTGCGTGTCCTATCAGCACGACAAATACAATTACCAGCAGCCGTGCCAACTCAGAGAAGAGAACTGTCAGCAGAAAAATCTCTTTCGAAGACAGCTACGCGTACGACAATAACTTGGACAGGCTGGAGGACAGTAAAAAATACTGCCAGTGGTCGTGCTTGGACACGCCCTTTGAGAACACAAAAGTGGACGGCTTGCAGGCTCTCTATTGCTCACCAGAGAGCGCGAGTATGAGGAATGAAGGACATGAGTTGAAACCCGTCGTCAACCATGTTTAGCTTAATTCTCCTCGTTACATGCTTTGAACTCTAATGTTTCATCTTCTGTATCTGACTTTCTGTTGTCTTTAGCTTTTGACATTTTGTGTTGTTGGAAattaataaatgatgtattaatattattagtaGATGTTTTTACAGTCTTATTGATGTAGCTTGGGTGGAagtaggaatgtatttattctTGTTCTGATTCCAATGTTCCTGCTTTAATCATCAACTACAAGTATAGGTACCCGGCGTAAAAACGTTTGGCATGCttcttttttatcaatgttaaatgttttcgaTAGATCGACTAATTTGGCTACTGCTAGATCTTTTTTTCTAAACGTAACATTATTTTCATCCAAATTAAAGTTGACATATTTTTGGAGTCTCACTTCTAAGCATGCGCTATAGGCCGGGTCATTTTATAGCACTCACAAAATGACTgtcattgtaaaaatgttttcattcagATCAGATGCTAACATGTGCTCTCCTTGATCTAAACCATGACAAAATGTGACCGCATACCTTCAGATGTTCCTAAGGTGATAGAGATATTAATATTGTCTTCCATGTATGTGCGTTCATGGCATTTCCGTGGGCTTTGTGCTGACAACGAGctacacacaattttttttaaatgatttatatCCTGATAAAAATGGCTTTCATTGTTGTTTTAAGTCGATCTTTTGTAACTGTGTATAGAACGTGTTGCCTTTGTCATTTAGACATGCATGTAGGTGTATATGTGTGTCAGTGTAGGAATGCATGTGTCTGTGCTTGTATATTTGATTCGTTTGTCAGTGTGTATAAAGTGTATTACTATCAGAAGACCAAAAAAAGtatcctttttgtttttctggtaTACAGATCTACATATATATGAGTGACCATTTTATCGTCAAATAGTAAAATGGCTGAAGGAAATGGTTACGTCTCTGAACCAGTCCAATGGCGCAGTTTAAAGCTATATCCCACTTTTTGATACGAAAGACTATTTTTTAACCAAATAGTTTTTCTACTTGTTGCTTTATGCcactaatatataaaatataaactgtTCCCATTACAGCAACACACTGATGTGCACATCAcacaatgacgtcatcaaacTAGCTGGTGAtcttcacaaaaaaaagtctttagttTTTATCCTTGTAAATCTGTTGCTGTGCAATGATCCCAAATTTATTAGCAAACTTCATTGTAATCTGTTAAGGCCTCGAATGAATCATATGAACATACCTTCAATTGGAATTATATTTAGGTATTAGGCCTACTCCgagttttaaagtttgaagcataaagacttttttttttaagtatgtatataaaaatgtaaaagttattggCATGTTAAtctgtgttatttatttatatgtattataAGAGTTTGtcttttgtgtgtaaataatgACTTGCTTGTTCTGGAAACATTTTGTTCATGTGTTCATTCCTGATATAGTTC includes:
- the LOC106073420 gene encoding uncharacterized protein LOC106073420 isoform X3; translated protein: MRILKGPIPPSVFGAASRKDDDGTSEPVKAKRKCGRPRNPIPRHKRESHINAEHRRRGKIQNGFRTLKSMVPKYEHASGRDSKADILFKAVDHCKVLKREMEEITSTMQSIQSEKEAIQKEIHNYQNMIPNIHEMTKTMDDRFDEYVEEQSHNGWAAWTLQQIVRPLFDSYKSRVTSTSLGDFLLSVNQWADSSLDVNNIRHLVVSSLQNFTRKTQLDSPVDIESERFATLSGVAHVPMQFSEGATQNLAFSNSVSHSSASPHTRSPHTLPSFSPQPPCAQSYSPHNPSTHSFSPHSPSANGYSPYAHTYSPENPSIQVCDSGLSSSAGIIDASSDITCFDGDHRDLASLSPRIGLQHSGELMPFPESETQSHLCHNINNNSIFADLNLSSEQSSSVNYIRSNDNNFDVWQQQEQQQYQNYSTYLEGDQHPHQFENDENDPTFYEMNKMQIPWSSSHFLTSDLEQAQALQTTEYNMFERDNKYDSPVSQEASPSVAQLDSAQMFSQRVRHIAESQRHKSASLSSTESDVGVLGMTSFSRQAAEVLQDQERYCPLTPSTDGCSSPVESSHLDSPFVKFDRFSHELPLQDVSREIRPHGKFSFGDHIFRTGLSNDHLPAPLPSYNDTFGPRENEYCKQKGSSVDGPCIKADTAPIKKLKHLETSSLLAELLGPPKFFKSNTARDAQKEIRSGFDSTGSSPTQQWPATDCLSEVNGRTLLRLPPTDNEMKRRPPLVINRNTQSNNAVHFTNSTPDVSDRFDNVRSVTNRNSINILDSLSKLRGTPEELSFEVAHQILLQSYGMTSDSCGKSHEGHKSCETFSRQRSSFFDPCSPAPEAVPVSHSSHPSDFACPISTTNTITSSRANSEKRTVSRKISFEDSYAYDNNLDRLEDSKKYCQWSCLDTPFENTKVDGLQALYCSPESASMRNEGHELKPVVNHV
- the LOC106073420 gene encoding uncharacterized protein LOC106073420 isoform X1, which encodes MVPLIGSSRRNRHEHIADEQAGPSDWFSASALEDEFVSRDLSLYDDHLSFLEIVAPTSASWRAAQGPIPPSVFGAASRKDDDGTSEPVKAKRKCGRPRNPIPRHKRESHINAEHRRRGKIQNGFRTLKSMVPKYEHASGRDSKADILFKAVDHCKVLKREMEEITSTMQSIQSEKEAIQKEIHNYQNMIPNIHEMTKTMDDRFDEYVEEQSHNGWAAWTLQQIVRPLFDSYKSRVTSTSLGDFLLSVNQWADSSLDVNNIRHLVVSSLQNFTRKTQLDSPVDIESERFATLSGVAHVPMQFSEGATQNLAFSNSVSHSSASPHTRSPHTLPSFSPQPPCAQSYSPHNPSTHSFSPHSPSANGYSPYAHTYSPENPSIQVCDSGLSSSAGIIDASSDITCFDGDHRDLASLSPRIGLQHSGELMPFPESETQSHLCHNINNNSIFADLNLSSEQSSSVNYIRSNDNNFDVWQQQEQQQYQNYSTYLEGDQHPHQFENDENDPTFYEMNKMQIPWSSSHFLTSDLEQAQALQTTEYNMFERDNKYDSPVSQEASPSVAQLDSAQMFSQRVRHIAESQRHKSASLSSTESDVGVLGMTSFSRQAAEVLQDQERYCPLTPSTDGCSSPVESSHLDSPFVKFDRFSHELPLQDVSREIRPHGKFSFGDHIFRTGLSNDHLPAPLPSYNDTFGPRENEYCKQKGSSVDGPCIKADTAPIKKLKHLETSSLLAELLGPPKFFKSNTARDAQKEIRSGFDSTGSSPTQQWPATDCLSEVNGRTLLRLPPTDNEMKRRPPLVINRNTQSNNAVHFTNSTPDVSDRFDNVRSVTNRNSINILDSLSKLRGTPEELSFEVAHQILLQSYGMTSDSCGKSHEGHKSCETFSRQRSSFFDPCSPAPEAVPVSHSSHPSDFACPISTTNTITSSRANSEKRTVSRKISFEDSYAYDNNLDRLEDSKKYCQWSCLDTPFENTKVDGLQALYCSPESASMRNEGHELKPVVNHV
- the LOC106073420 gene encoding uncharacterized protein LOC106073420 isoform X2; the protein is MPNTVMTGPIPPSVFGAASRKDDDGTSEPVKAKRKCGRPRNPIPRHKRESHINAEHRRRGKIQNGFRTLKSMVPKYEHASGRDSKADILFKAVDHCKVLKREMEEITSTMQSIQSEKEAIQKEIHNYQNMIPNIHEMTKTMDDRFDEYVEEQSHNGWAAWTLQQIVRPLFDSYKSRVTSTSLGDFLLSVNQWADSSLDVNNIRHLVVSSLQNFTRKTQLDSPVDIESERFATLSGVAHVPMQFSEGATQNLAFSNSVSHSSASPHTRSPHTLPSFSPQPPCAQSYSPHNPSTHSFSPHSPSANGYSPYAHTYSPENPSIQVCDSGLSSSAGIIDASSDITCFDGDHRDLASLSPRIGLQHSGELMPFPESETQSHLCHNINNNSIFADLNLSSEQSSSVNYIRSNDNNFDVWQQQEQQQYQNYSTYLEGDQHPHQFENDENDPTFYEMNKMQIPWSSSHFLTSDLEQAQALQTTEYNMFERDNKYDSPVSQEASPSVAQLDSAQMFSQRVRHIAESQRHKSASLSSTESDVGVLGMTSFSRQAAEVLQDQERYCPLTPSTDGCSSPVESSHLDSPFVKFDRFSHELPLQDVSREIRPHGKFSFGDHIFRTGLSNDHLPAPLPSYNDTFGPRENEYCKQKGSSVDGPCIKADTAPIKKLKHLETSSLLAELLGPPKFFKSNTARDAQKEIRSGFDSTGSSPTQQWPATDCLSEVNGRTLLRLPPTDNEMKRRPPLVINRNTQSNNAVHFTNSTPDVSDRFDNVRSVTNRNSINILDSLSKLRGTPEELSFEVAHQILLQSYGMTSDSCGKSHEGHKSCETFSRQRSSFFDPCSPAPEAVPVSHSSHPSDFACPISTTNTITSSRANSEKRTVSRKISFEDSYAYDNNLDRLEDSKKYCQWSCLDTPFENTKVDGLQALYCSPESASMRNEGHELKPVVNHV